A genomic region of Arachis hypogaea cultivar Tifrunner chromosome 5, arahy.Tifrunner.gnm2.J5K5, whole genome shotgun sequence contains the following coding sequences:
- the LOC112801565 gene encoding uncharacterized protein, producing the protein MEVEVDTPEDMDLFKAAENGDASTFRSLSSKALSIALSLTNEDHRSLLHVAVSSSHTEVVKILLSADASASVINNKDEEGWAPIHSAASIGNLEIVEALLSKGANVNLKNDGGRTALHYAASKGWVKIAEKLISNDAKINIKDKVGCTPLHRAASTGNSELCELLIEEGAEVDAVDRVGQTPLMNAVICNNKEVALLLIRHGADVDVEDKEGYTVLGRAMDDFRSVLIDAAKAMLE; encoded by the exons ATGGAGGTGGAAGTAGACACTCCAGAAGACATGGACCTATTCAAAGCTGCTGAAAATGGCGACGCCTCAACCTTCCGATCTCTCTCATCTAAAGCACTCTCAATAGCGCTCTCCCTCACTAACGAAGACCATCGCTCTCTTCTTCACGTTGCCGTTTCTTCCTCTCACACCGAG GTGGTGAAGATACTGTTATCTGCTGATGCATCAGCTAGTGTGATAAACAATAAAGATGAAGAAGGTTGGGCGCCCATTCACTCTGCGGCTAGCATTGGGAATTTGGAGATTGTGGAGGCATTGTTGAGCAAAG GAGCtaatgttaatttaaaaaatgatggGGGTCGAACTGCTCTACATTATGCTGCCAGCAAAGGTTGGGTGAAGATTGCTGAAAAACTCATCTCCAATGATGCCAAGATTAATATAAAGGACAAG GTTGGTTGCACCCCATTGCATAGGGCAGCAAGTACTGGGAATTCTGAGTTGTGTGAACTTCTAATTGAAGAAGGTGCGGAGGTTGATGCAGTTGATCGAGTTGGTCAAACTCCTTTAATGAATGCTGTGATTTGCAATAACAAGGAG GTAGCCCTCCTTCTGATAAGACATGGAGCTGATGTTGATGTGGAGGACAAGGAAGGGTACACGGTGCTTGGTCGTGCCATGGATGACTTTCGATCTGTACTGATAGATGCTGCTAAGGCCATGCTTGAGTGA